A window of Apium graveolens cultivar Ventura chromosome 8, ASM990537v1, whole genome shotgun sequence contains these coding sequences:
- the LOC141680330 gene encoding uncharacterized protein LOC141680330, giving the protein MHKPESSGRMLKWTVELSQFEVDYKPRTAIKGQVLADFIIEFPPHQEVEQGTLIVMPSAEEVGLESENSAPWWSLFVDGASYGDGAGAGIELISPETHKIRRATHLAFHATNNDAEYEALINGLKLALEMKVGNLNVFSDSMIVVYQINGGYQTKGSRTELYLKCAQRIIARFNEVMLELIPRGQNEGADELAKLGSHREATLLGVVPLDIQRQPSVPEHEVGSIGSELGPTWMIPILTYIKEGSLLDEKNEARRIKYKVARYVIYDRVLYRRGFSVSLLKCIDGDECKYILRKVHGAFVTITRGSSLAHKIPRQGYYWPTLKKDVFEFSRACDKCQRYANYYNSLVPPLTSLMSPWPFAICQLEHLLLEGLFLPLPLIRDQVMGLLLVP; this is encoded by the coding sequence ATGCACAAACCGGAGTCTTCTGGTCGAATGCTGAAGTGGACGGTTGAGCTCAGCCAGTTTgaggtggattataagccaagGACCGCAATCAAAGGCCAAGTCCTGGCCGATTTTATCATAGAATTCCCTCCACATCAAGAAGTGGAGCAGGGAACCCTTATTGTCATGCCTAGTGCAGAAGAGGTCGGGCTGGAAAGCGAAAATAGTGCCCCATGGTGGAGCCTATTTGTGGATGGAGCCTCTTACGGAGATGGGGCAGGAGCTGGGATTGAGCTAATCAGCCCAGAGACCCACAAGATCAGACGCGCAACCCACCTGGCCTTCCAtgcaaccaacaatgatgctgagtatgaggccCTAATCAATGGTCTCAAGCTAGCTCTGGAAATGAAGGTGGGAAATTTGAATGTGTTCAGTGACTCCATGATCGTGGTCTATCAGATAAACGGGGGGTACCAAACTAAGGGGTCAAGAACAGAGCTTTACCTGAAGTGTGCGCAGAGGATAATTGCAAGGTTCAATGAGGTGATGCTGGAACTGATTCCGCGCGGGCAGAATGAAGGCGCGGACGAGCTGGCTAAGCTTGGCTCGCATCGTGAGGCCACTCTGTTAGGGGTCGTGCCTCTCGATATACAGAGGCAGCCTAGTGTGCCCGAACACGAAGTGGGTAGCATTGGAAGTGAGCTTGGCCCCACATGGATGATACCTATCTTAACTTACATTAAGGAAGGATCACTTCTAGATGAAAAGAACGAGGCAAGAAGAATAAAGTACAAGGTAGCCCGATATGTGATATATGATAGGGTCTTATACAGAAGAGGGTTCAGTGTGTCACTCCTCAAGTGCATAGATGGGGATGAATGTAAATATATCCTAAGAAAGGTGCACGGGGCATTTGTAACAATCACTCggggtagctctctagctcaCAAAATCCCTCGTCAGGGTTACTATTGGCCAACGCTGAAAAAAGATGTCTTTGAATTCTCTCGAGCTTGTGATAAGTGTCAGCGATATGCCAATTATTACAACAGCCTCGTGCCTCCTCtcacatccctcatgagcccTTGGCCCTTTGCTATATGTCAGCTCGAGCACCTTCTCCTCGAGGGCCTCTTTCTCCCTCTTCCACTCATCCGCGACCAGGTCATGGGCCTCCTTTTAGTCCCTTAG